A genomic segment from Aspergillus puulaauensis MK2 DNA, chromosome 1, nearly complete sequence encodes:
- a CDS encoding uncharacterized protein (SECRETED:SignalP(1-18)), whose product MKDLIYAYLALFALPALAQQASETITPAPSATPSTAGIILSLQRRNHHPIELFGNVGGIYPLLPNTTTCDGWLINTKCDKLDVDISSGSTSYVWNLSKPFDAFRLLYEELPFRIAVYEDNISRGGLPSTDAPWYLSASFTLARETSTTTTATSTSTSTATTTSTSTEGPGATDGAGSGTDDSATPTGAAVLLSPQIWNMMTILSAWTFLFSC is encoded by the exons ATGAAGGATCTCATCTACGCTTACCTCGCTCTCTTCGCACTACCTGCTCTAGCCCAACAAGCATCCGAGACAATCACCCCGGCACCATCTGCAACCCCCTCGACCGCGGGCATCATTTTGTCCCTCCAGCGGAGAAATCATCACC CCATCGAGCTATTCGGAAACGTCGGCGGCATCTACCCGCTCCTCCCAAACACAACGACATGCGATGGATGGTTGATAAACACAAAATGCGACAAGCTCGATGTAGATATATCCAGCGGATCCACCAGTTACG TGTGGAATCTCTCGAAACCGTTTGACGCCTTCAGGCTTCTATATGAAGAACTGCCATTCCGGATTGCTGTTTACGAGGATAATATTTCGCGTGGGGGTTTGCCTAGTACTGATGCGCCGTGGTATCTGAGTGCGTCGTTTACTCTTGCGAGGGAGACAAGTACAACGACCACGGCCACTTCTACGTCCACCTCTACAGCAACAACtacttcaacttcaacagaAGGACCTGGGGCAACCGATGGCGCAGGTTCTGGGACGGACGATAGTGCTACCCCGACTGGTGCTGCTGTGCTTCTTAGTCCTCAGATATGGAATATGATGACTATACTCAGCGCGTGGACCTTCTTGTTCAGTTGCTGA
- a CDS encoding uncharacterized protein (COG:S;~EggNog:ENOG410PVPQ;~InterPro:IPR010828), which yields MFMRFASPNERRTISREDLGFYNALVIGATYECAGQDSDVSSADCFIQPLKHCIFEHPYLGVTIKDKHTEKPFFEAVSSIDLNNHISIIHNNHDAWKQNGHGNIDAWKQDSQDNASETKAIERFLLPVLDRPWPADIPPWRIVVLPLAPGKSPKTARCFIAFSFSHALGDGMSGLAFHRSFLNAWNNPPTKDEKPSFIVTSPTTTTTLPPPFDTPSRLPISWSFLLAPLLAACLPKFLNDLLGLRASTSTLNPGSWTGPPMFFDPETRESSRLHLLEIEEPLVQNALRVSRARGSKLTATMHQMIVRALSRVIPDGDGEGRITDFVSGTAIDMRGSIGVPGYTWGLYVNGTHDIHPRIQFDGEVQKQSTFSDETWEAASLMTKSLAESATRLQDQAIGLLRYAPSIRGWTAKKMGERRDCSYRVSNLLAFDGGAEGRSRISKVIFATPADATGSPLAFDIVSLKGGSLVCSVGWQAGALGVPLEEEGQLVEEICSSIRADFEGLRV from the exons ATGTTCATGAGATTTGCCA GCCCCAATGAACGCCGCACAATTAGCCGCGAAGACTTAGGGTTCTACAATGCCCTTGTCATCGGCGCAACCTACGAATGCGCCGGTCAAGATAGCGACGTCAGCTCCGCAGACTGCTTCATTCAGCCCTTGAAACACTGCATCTTCGAACACCCATACCTGGGCGTGACAATCAAAGACAAACACACCGAAAAGCCATTCTTCGAAGCAGTGTCGAGCATCGACCTGAATAACCACATCTCAATcatccacaacaaccacGACGCCTGGAAGCAGAACGGCCATGGCAATATCGACGCCTGGAAGCAAGACAGCCAAGACAATGCCTCCGAGACAAAAGCCATAGAGAGattcctcctcccagtccTCGACCGTCCCTGGCCAGCCGATATCCCCCCCTGGcgcatcgtcgtcctcccaCTCGCCCCTGGAAAAAGCCCTAAAACAGCCCGTtgcttcatcgccttctccttctcccacgCCCTGGGCGACGGCATGTCAGGCCTCGCCTTCCACCGCTCATTCCTGAACGCGTGGAACAATCCACCCACCAAGGACGAGAAACCATCTTTCATAGTAacatcaccaacaacaacaacaaccctcccaCCCCCATTCGACACCCCCTCCCGCCTCCCCATCTCCTGgtccttcctcctcgccccaCTCCTCGCAGCATGCCTCCCCAAATTCCTAAACGACCTTCTCGGCCTGCGCGCATCAACAAGCACCCTAAACCCCGGGAGCTGGACAGGGCCGCCTATGTTCTTCGACCCGGAAACCCGCGAAAGCAGTAGACTGCACCTgcttgagattgaggagccGCTTGTCCAGAATGCGCTGCGGGTATCGAGAGCCCGGGGGTCGAAACTCACGGCTACAATGCACCAGATGATTGTGCGTGCGCTGAGTAGGGTTATCccggatggagatggagagggcaGGATTACGGATTTCGTTTCTGGGACCGCGATTGATATGCGTGGTTCGATTGGTGTGCCGGGGTATACGTGGGGGTTGTATGTTAATGGAACCCATGATATCCATCCGCGTATACAATTTGATGGAGAGGTGCAGAAGCAGTCGACATTCTCGGATGAGACGTGGGAAGCTGCAAGTTTGATGACGAAGAGTCTAGCGGAGTCCGCAACCAGGCTTCAAGACCAGGCTATTGGGTTGCTGAGGTATGCACCGAGTATTCGCGGGtggacggcgaagaagatgggcgaGCGGAGGGACTGTTCGTACCGGGTGAGCAACTTACTGGCCTTTGATGGAGGGGCAGAGGGGAGGAGCAGGATTAGCAAGGTTATCTTTGCAACACCGGCGGATGCTACGGGGTCACCGCTGGCGTTTGATATTGTGAGCTTGAAAGGGGGGAGTTTGGTTTGTTCTGTTGGGTGGCAGGCTGGGGCTTTGGGGGTGCCgcttgaggaagagggtcaGCTTGTTGAGGAGATTTGTTCGTCGATTAGGGCTGACTTTGAGGGATTGAGAGTGTGA
- a CDS encoding cold-shock protein (InterPro:IPR002059,IPR012340;~PFAM:PF00313;~go_function: GO:0003676 - nucleic acid binding [Evidence IEA]), which produces MSTATLPVLTKTPFSQSRTMSNRQYGTVKWYNDQQGFGFITSDFGGELILRHQSIADADSSLKEGMKVSYEAIQGPILLMADHVQLEE; this is translated from the exons ATGTCTACTGCCACTCTTCCCGTTCTCACCAAGACCCCTTTCTCTCAAT CACGCACCATGTCCAACCGCCAGTACGGAACCGTCAAGTGGTACAACGACCAGCAgggcttcggcttcatcaCCTCAGATTTCGGCGGCGAGCTCATCCTGCGCCATCAGTCAATAGCCGACGCCGACTCCTCGCTCAAGGAGGGCATGAAGGTCTCCTACGAGGCCATCCAGGgccccatcctcctcatGGCCGACCATGTCCAGCTGGAGGagtaa
- a CDS encoding uncharacterized protein (COG:S;~EggNog:ENOG410PXWB;~SECRETED:SignalP(1-19)), translated as MPHITLSLLLFGALISAQSHRLIPGFPTEAGYTGELVPRRLFDNFSECTASDTCSECFGLGYVLCDDAGCFNPDDGEQCCKGGGMCVGRDDSCCEDGAGKAGKDGVVSTSSSSDDDDDDDDDDDNSDALFCDATMTGEECCSQGGKDIHWCSGEFPANQCYDATETTCCEDGHVCAGEDCCDIVVPFWYKGSNELPVGFEADDAVGFWDGEDFEFEPKFDGYFWT; from the exons ATGCCACACATAACCCTATCTCTGCTGCTATTCGGCGCTTTAATCTCAGCACAATCCCACAGACTCATCCCCGGATTCCCAACCGAGGCGGGATATACAGGCGAACTGGTCCCGCGCCGCCTCTTCGACAACTTCAGCGAGTGCACGGCGAGCGATACCTGCAGCGAGTGCTTCGGGCTGGGCTATGTCCTCTGCGACGATGCGGGGTGCTTCAACCCGGATGATGGCGAGCAGTGCTGTAAGGGCGGGGGGATGTGTGTCGGGCGTGATGATTCGTGTTGCGAGGAT GGCGCCGGCAAAGCAGGCAAAGACGGGGtcgtctcaacctcctcctcttccgacgacgacgatgatgatgatgatgatgatgacaacTCAGATGCCCTCTTCTGCGACGCAACCATGACAGGCGAGGAGTGCTGCTCGCAAGGCGGAAAGGACATCCACTGGTGCTCTGGGGAATTCCCAGCAAACCAATGCTACGATGCAACGGAGACGACGTGCTGCGAGGATGGGCATGTTTGCGCGGGAGAGGATTGCTGTGATATTGTG GTCCCATTCTGGTATAAAGGCTCTAATGAATTACCGGTAGGATTCGAAGCCGACGACGCCGTGGGCTTCTGGGACGGCGAAGACTTCGAGTTCGAACCCAAGTTCGACGGGTACTTCTGGACCTGA
- the cwc25 gene encoding U2-type spliceosomal complex subunit CWC25 (COG:S;~EggNog:ENOG410PJH6;~InterPro:IPR019339,IPR022209;~PFAM:PF10197,PF12542), giving the protein MGGDLNLKKSWHPSLLRNQERVWSEEKRALDERKKVDQLRRERDEERQIQELQRLQETAGGSRQHNRVDWMYQEPSGASGHVAEEMEGYLLGKRRIDGILLKNDESKKLGKGAGVEVGGGAGAAALPPVVHNTRDTMVKVMADPLLEIKKREQAAYETMVKESVRKREREEGRERNRDRDRDRERSHRRRRDSGDDSHSHRHSHSHRHRRRSRSRSRSPREDRDDRRRRDDRRSHRDRDGDREDRGDKVYHSSSRRDRDERYDRSARRSASPRSDRRRDDRRDRDRDRDQDSRRDRYGRNGDRRDNRGPRDSDSFGRNRDRAPNHRDGPRPAADQHAQDLEEQRKRRLAEMQSNAQDMEQTRRQRVTEVTEIEEKQREEDDKKRTDRGQFMSGLHRQLQEDSLDERIRRSRGGLAKVGDDE; this is encoded by the exons ATGGGTGGCGATCTAAACTTGAAGAA ATCATGGCACCCGTCGCTCCTCCGAAACCAAGAGCGGGTATGGTCCGAAGAAAAACGCGCCCTGGACGAACGCAAAAAAGTCGACCAGCTGCGCCGCGAGCGCGACGAGGAGCGCCAAATCCAAGAACTGCAGCGGCTGCAGGAAACCGCGGGCGGGTCGCGCCAGCACAACCGCGTCGACTGGATGTACCAGGAGCCGTCGGGCGCGTCGGGCCATGtcgcggaggagatggaggggtaTTTACTGGGGAAGCGCCGCATTGATGGCATTTTGCTGAAGAATGACGAGAGTAAGAAGTTGGGGAAGGGGGCCGGGGTTGAAGttggcggtggtgctggcgctgcggcCCTTCCGCCTGTTGTGCATAATACGCGCGATACGATGGTTAAGGTTATGGCGGATCCGTTGTTGGAGATTAAGAAGAGGGAGCAGGCGGCGTATGAGACTATGGTTAAGGAGTCTGTGAGGAagcgggagagggaggaggggagggagcGGAATAGAGATCGGGATCGGGATCGCGAGCGCAGTCATCGCCGCAGACGGGATAGCGGTGATGATTCACATTCGCATCGGCATAGTCACAGCCACCGGCATCGACGCCGCTcaaggtcgaggtcgaggtctCCTCGTGAAGACCGGGATGATCGCCGCCGCAGAGACGACCGGAGGAGCCATCGGGATCGCGACGGCGATAGAGAAGACAGAGGGGATAAGGTCTACCATTCGAGTAGCCGGCGGGACCGTGACGAGCGGTACGATCGATCCGCGCGCAGGTCTGCCTCTCCTCGGTCAGACCGCCGCCGAGACGACCGGAGAgaccgtgaccgtgaccgtgaccaGGACTCTCGCAGGGATAGATATGGCCGGAACGGCGATCGAAGAGATAACCGCGGCCCGCGAGACTCGGACTCATTCGGCCGGAATCGAGACCGGGCGCCGAACCATAGAGATGGGCCCCGTCCAGCTGCAGACCAGCACGCCCAGGACCTGGAGGAGCAGCGCAAGCGCAGACTCGCTGAGATGCAGTCGAACGCGCAGGATATGGAACAGACCCGCCGGCAGCGCGTCACCGAAGTCACGGAGATTGAAGAGAAACagagggaggaagatgacaAGAAGCGGACAGACCGGGGTCAGTTCATGTCTGGCCTTCATCGGCAGCTCCAAGAGGATAGTTTGGATGAGCGTATTCGCCGGAGTCGTGGTGGGCTGGCGAAAGTCGGTGATGACGAGTGA
- a CDS encoding putative AP-2 adaptor complex subunit beta (COG:U;~EggNog:ENOG410PHH5;~InterPro:IPR016024,IPR016342,IPR026739,IPR011989, IPR002553;~PFAM:PF01602,PF12717;~go_component: GO:0030117 - membrane coat [Evidence IEA];~go_function: GO:0030276 - clathrin binding [Evidence IEA];~go_process: GO:0006886 - intracellular protein transport [Evidence IEA];~go_process: GO:0015031 - protein transport [Evidence IEA];~go_process: GO:0016192 - vesicle-mediated transport [Evidence IEA]): protein MSSAGGDAKLFARGKVAELRQELNSGGKKDKNHSAKKIALKKIVANMTMSNNDMIALFPDIVDCMNLQSLEIKKMCFLFLVNYSRMKPEIALKALPILVNDMDASNPLVRALALRTIAYIHVREFVEATVQPLKRLMDDIDPYVRKTAAFCVAKLYEHDKKMVEASDLIDRLNSMLKDENPTVVSSVLASLVDIWGRSETISLTIDYSSASKLVSILPDCSEWGQSYILEALMSYVPQDSAEALLLAERIAPRLSHSNSAVVLTSIRVMLYLMNYIADERHLTSLSKKLSPPLVTLLSKPPEVQYLVLRNAILILQKRPEVLRNDIRVFFCNYNDPIYVKVTKLELIFMLTTKENISVVLAELREYATEIDVHFVRKAVRAIGKLAIKIESAAKQCIDCLLELVNAKVPYIVQEATVVIRNIFRKYPNQYESIIGQVIQNIDELDEPEAKAAIIWIIGQYADRIENSPDLLQDYLATFHDETVEVQLALLTATVKLFIQRPTKGQQLVPEVLKWCTEETDDPDLRDRGYMYWRLLSSDPTTARQVVMGQKPPISAESEKLDSRTLEELCLNVGTLATVYLKPVQQVFRAARTRRLQYSPALPKPQEELGANNWQIPTPIPGPNPVTSPTAAATGSATTAAGNSTAAVDAADSYFNSVAVGTQQMAALDLGGREDGGFGGGGAMQTQYVVNQSQQQAYQPHLAGGAATGELLLL, encoded by the exons ATGAGTTCTGCCGGGGGAGATGCAAAGCTGTTCGCTAGG GGCAAAGTCGCCGAGCTGCGACAGGAACTCAACAGCGGCggcaagaaagacaagaaccACTCGGCCAAGAAGATCGCTCTGAAGAAGATTGTCGCCAACATGACTATGAGTAATAACGACATGATCGCTTTGTTTCCGGACATTGTCGACTGTATGAATTTGCAGAGTTTAGAAATAAAGAAGAT GTGCTTTTTATTCCTTGTTAACTATTCACGGATGAAGCCCGAAATCGCATTAAAGGCCCTGCCTATTTTGGTTAAT GACATGGATGCATCGAACCCACTTGTTCGCGCTTTAGCACTTCGAACAATCGCATATATCCACGTTCGAGAGTTTGTCGAGGCTACTGTCCAGCCGCTAAAGCGCCTGATGGATGATATAGACCCCTACGTTCGCAAGACTGCCGCCTTCTGTGTTGCGAAACTCTACGAGCATGATAAGAAGATGGTCGAGGCTTCTGACCTAATTGATCGACTGAATTCGATGCTGAAGGACGAGAATCCAACTGTCGTATCAAGCGTTCTGGCTTCATTGGTGGATATCTGGGGCCGGAGTGAAACCATATCTCTGACGATTGATTACTCAAGCGCGTCTAAGTTGGTATCTATTTTACCGGACTGTTCAGA ATGGGGCCAATCCTATATTTTGGAGGCCCTCATGTCCTATGTTCCCCAAGACTCCGCCGAAGCTCTTCTATTAGCGGAACGCATCGCTCCTCGACTCTCACACTCCAACTCCGCTGTCGTCCTCACCTCCATCCGTGTCATGCTTTACCTCATGAATTACATTGCCGACGAGCGGCATCTCACGTCACTCTCAAAGAAGCTATCGCCTCCTCTTGTGACGCTCCTGTCGAAACCGCCAGAGGTGCAATATCTAGTACTCCGTAATGCCATACTTATCCTGCAGAAGAGGCCGGAAGTTTTGCGAAACGATATCCGGGTCTTCTTCTGTAATTATAATGATCCGATCTATGTCAAGGTGACAAAGCTCGAGTTGATATTTATGTTGACCACGAAGGAAAACATCTCGGTTGTGCTGGCAGAACTGAGAGA ATATGCAACCGAGATCGATGTTCACTTTGTGCGCAAGGCTGTCCGTGCGATTGGGAAACTAGCCATCAAGATCGAGTCCGCTGCGAAACAGTGTATCGACTGCCTCTTGGAATTGGTAAACGCAAAAGTGCCGTATATCGTGCAAGAGGCGACGGTTGTCATCCGCAACATCTTCCGGAAATACCCCAATCAGTACGAGAGCATCATCGGCCAAGTCATCCAGAAcatcgacgagctggatgagCCAGAAGCCAAGGCAGCCATCATCTGGATCATCGGTCAATATGCAGACCGCATTGAGAACTCACCTGATCTCCTCCAGGACTACCTCGCCACTTTCCACGATGAAACCGTCGAAGTGCAACTCGCTCTCCTAACAGCAACCgtcaagctcttcatccaACGCCCAACAAAGGGCCAGCAACTCGTTCCTGAAGTACTGAAATGGTGCACTGAGGAAACAGACGACCCTGACCTCCGCGACAGAGGATACATGTACTGGCGCCTTCTTTCCTCCGACCCAACCACAGCACGCCAAGTCGTGATGGGCCAGAAACCGCCCATCTCCGCGGAAAGCGAGAAACTCGACTCGCGCACCCTCGAAGAACTCTGCCTAAACGTCGGCACTCTCGCAACCGTCTACCTCAAGCCCGTCCAGCAGGTCTTCCGGGCCGCGCGCACCCGACGCCTACAATACAGCCCCGCCCTCCCGAAACCGCAGGAAGAACTCGGCGCTAACAACTGGCAAATCCCGACGCCCATTCCAGGGCCCAACCCGGTAACCTCGCCAACCGCCGCCGCGACTGGATCAGCCACGACCGCAGCGGGTAACTCAACTGCGGCCGTCGATGCAGCAGACAGCTACTTTAACAGCGTTGCCGTGGGCACCCAGCAGATGGCCGCGCTGGACCTGGGTGGTCGCGAGGACGGCGGGtttggtggcggcggcgccatGCAGACGCAGTATGTCGtcaaccagagccagcagcaggcttATCAGCCTCACTTGGCTGGGGGAGCGGCGACGGGGGAGCTTTTATTGCTGTGA
- a CDS encoding ER membrane protein complex subunit 4 (BUSCO:EOG09264KSI;~COG:S;~EggNog:ENOG410PNJT;~InterPro:IPR009445;~PFAM:PF06417;~TransMembrane:2 (o86-107i134-153o)), producing MASSQALPPLPLPNWAVELNSPPPKSRSANSIPDPPGFSRKAGGKGRSEKSTPAAPSKPVETDTLKLKKAWEVALAPSKQVPMNAIMMYMSGNSLQIFSIMMVFMLFKGPIQGLINTNSVFAKFESETLRAKMLFVKVVYVLMQFLLLALGVWKVNAMGLLPTTRSDWLAWESERQPLETVHFAFG from the exons ATGGCTTCCTCGCAAgctctccctcctctgccGCTCCCGAACTGGGCTGTCGAGCTCAACTCCCCGCCCCCCAAGTCGCGCTCAGCAAACAGCATCCCCGACCCCCCGGGCTTCTCCCGCAAGGCCGGCGGCAAAGGC CGCTCCGAAAAATCCACCCCCGCGGCCCCGTCGAAGCCCGTCGAAACCGACACACTGAAGCTCAAAAAAGCCTGGGAAGTCGCCCTGGCTCCATCAAAGCAAGTCCCTATGAATGCGATCATGATGTACATGTCCGGAAACAGCCTGCAAATCTTCAGCATTATGATGGTGTTCATGCTGTTCAAGGGCCCCATCCAAGGCCtgatcaacaccaacagcgTGTTTGCGAAGTTTGAATCGGAGACGCTGCGGGCCAAGATGCTGTTCGTCAAGGTTGTATACGTGCTCATGcagtttctgctgctggcgttggGAGTGTGGAAGGTTAATGCTATGGGACTTTTGCC GACTACGAGATCGGATTGGCTGGCTTGGGAGTCGGAGCGGCAACCGTTGGAAACTGTTCACTTTGCTTTCGGCTGA
- the bna5-1 gene encoding kynureninase (COG:E;~EggNog:ENOG410PH7Q;~InterPro:IPR010111,IPR015424,IPR000192,IPR015421, IPR015422;~PFAM:PF00266;~go_component: GO:0005737 - cytoplasm [Evidence IEA];~go_function: GO:0003824 - catalytic activity [Evidence IEA];~go_function: GO:0030170 - pyridoxal phosphate binding [Evidence IEA];~go_function: GO:0030429 - kynureninase activity [Evidence IEA];~go_process: GO:0006569 - tryptophan catabolic process [Evidence IEA];~go_process: GO:0009435 - NAD biosynthetic process [Evidence IEA]) — translation MGSRLHAQQIKNAPPLPYQDDSRAFTREYAASLDAHDPLSKFRDEFIIPSAKDLKRKTLDPSQASDDPSDARCIYLCGNSLGVQPRNTRKYIEYYLRTWAIKGVTGHFTHHDDELVPPFVDVDSAGAKLMAPIVGALESEVAVMGSLTTNLHLLMASFYQPTQERYKIIIEGKAFPSDHYAVESQIRHHNFQPKDAMVLIEPRNAERPILETEHILAVIDEHASSTALLLLSAIQYYTGQYFDIEKITAHAHSKGIVVGWDCAHAAGNVDLQLHDWNVDFAAWCNYKYLNSGPGGMAGIFVHEKHGEVKTNTADGELEAFRPRLSGWWGGDKATRFLMDNRFVPQSGAAGYQLSNPSVLDMNAVVASLELFNRTTMSEIRQRSLQLTGYLEHLLLQYPLDGLSDRPFTIITPSSPSERGAQLSLRLTPGLLDGVLVTLEEHAVVIDERKPDVIRVAPAPLYNTYEEVWQFCHIFLEACRTAMQAKA, via the exons ATGGGTTCCAGACTCCACGCCCAGCAGATCAAGAATGCGCCACCTCTCCCATACCAGGACGATAGCAGGGCCTTTACAAGGGAATACGCAGCATCTTTAGACGCCCACGACCCTCTGAGCAAGTTCCGAGACGAGTTTATTATTCCTTCAGCTAAGGACCTCAAAAGGAAGACGCTGGACCCTTCGCAGG CCTCCGATGACCCCTCGGACGCCCGCTGCATCTACCTTTGTGGAAACTCCTTGGGCGTTCAGCCCCGCAATACTCGAAAGTATATCGAGTACTACTTGCGGACTTGGGCCATAAAAGGCGTAACGGGGCATTTCACTCATCATGACGATGAGCTCGTCCCGCCATTCGTCGATGTCGACTCGGCAGGCGCGAAGCTCATGGCTCCAATTGTCGGAGCGTTGGAGAGTGAAGTGGCCGTCATGGGTAGTCTGACTACAAACCTACACTTGTTGATGGCTAGTTTCTATCAGCCAACACAGGAACGGTACAAGATTATCATTGAAGGGAAGGCGTTTCCGAGTGACCAC TATGCGGTTGAATCGCAGATTCGGCACCATAATTTCCAGCCAAAAGATGCCATGGTTCTTATTGAACCTCGAAACGCTGAGCGTCCTATTCTCGAAACCGAGCATATTCTTGCGGTTATCGACGAGCATGCCTCGAGCACggctcttctgcttctttctgCTATTCAGTACTATACTGGACAGTATtttgatatcgaaaagaTTACTGCTCACGCTCATTCCAAAGGCATTGTGGTCGGCTGGGACTGTGCTCATGCTGCGGGTAATGTGGACTTGCAACTACATGACTGGAACGTGGACTTTGCTGCGTGGTGCAATTACAAGTATCTTAACAGTGGTCCTGGTGGAATGGCAGGCATCTTCGTGCATGAGAAACACGGCGAGGTGAAGACAAACACGGCGGATGGAGAATTGGAGGCATTCCGGCCCCGGCTTTCTGGCTGGTGGGGAGGAGACAAAGCTACTCGGTTTTTGATGGATAACC GTTTCGTCCCCCAGAGCGGCGCCGCAGGCTATCAACTATCAAACCCTTCGGTCCTTGATATGAATGCGGTTGTGGCGTCCTTGGAACTATTCAACCGGACAACCATGTCTGAGATTCGCCAACGTTCCCTTCAGCTTACGGGATACCTGGAACACCTTCTCCTACAATACCCGCTCGATGGACTTTCCGACAGGCCTTTCACTATTATCACACCCTCGAGCCCCTCAGAACGTGGTGCCCAGCTCAGTTTGCGTCTGACGCCGGGCCTCCTAGATGGCGTATTGGTGACACTGGAGGAACATGCGGTAGTGATCGACGAGAGGAAGCCGGATGTCATTAGGGTTGCACCCGCGCCCTTGTACAACACGTACGAGGAAGTGTGGCAGTTTTGTCACATCTTCTTAGAAGCTTGCCGTACGGCGATGCAAGCTAAGGCCTAG
- a CDS encoding HesB/IscA family protein (BUSCO:EOG09265G5K;~COG:C,U;~EggNog:ENOG410PPRV;~InterPro:IPR035903,IPR000361,IPR016092;~PFAM:PF01521;~go_function: GO:0005198 - structural molecule activity [Evidence IEA];~go_function: GO:0051536 - iron-sulfur cluster binding [Evidence IEA];~go_process: GO:0097428 - protein maturation by iron-sulfur cluster transfer [Evidence IEA]), translating to MSRPVLSSAVRQISRPRPARATFSARSSPVPNPTPSFSASFCHSSYGTPTVPSAARQRNSRVRCAGDRTRASKTWLTAAQPRSAFSTSAPNSAPQVTQNPRAGEDGETLMVGISERAANRLRQITDPSSPSSTTKEENPYNHLRITVTSGGCHGFQYMMSLEPASKIDAEEDTIFEAEPLEDGGSAGGAKVVMDEPSLELLSGSTVDYTTELIGSQFKIVDNPRATSSCGCGTSFDVVD from the exons ATGTCACGTCCAGTTTTATCTTCCGCCGTCCGCCAGAtatctcgccctcgtcctgcCCGGGCCACATTCTCTGCGCGCTCTTCCCCCGTGCCGAATCCGACACCGAGCTTCTCCGCATCCTTTTGCCACTCTTCATACGGGACGCCGACGGTCCCCTCTGCGGCGAGACAACGGAATTCGAGAGTTCGATGCGCTGGAGATAGGACTAGAGCCTCAAAGACATGGCTTACTGCTGCTCAACCGCGCTCAGCGTTTTCCACTTCCGCTCCGAATTCCGCCCCTCAAGTTACGCAGAACCCGAGGGCcggcgaggatggggagacgTTGATGGTGGGCATCTCTGAGCGAGCTGCAAAT CGCCTCCGTCAAATCACcgacccctcctccccctcttcTACCACAAAGGAAGAAAACCCCTACAACCACCTGCGAATCACCGTTACTAGTGGCGGTTGCCACGGGTTCCAGTACATGATGTCGCTCGAACCCGCATCAAAAATTGAcgcagaagaagacacgATATTCGAGGCCGAGCCGTTAGAAGACGGGGGTTCGGCCGGTGGCGCCAAGGTGGTGATGGATGAACCCTCGCTTGAACTTTTGTCTGGAAGCACAGTTGACTACACGACGGAGTTGATTGGGAGCCAATTCAAGATTGTGGATAACCCGCGTGCGACGAGTAGTTGTGGTTGCGGGACGAgttttgatgttgttgattaG